GAAGCAACTCAAGCTGACGGCGGTTGGCGATTCGCTGACATACGGCGTTGGCGATGCCACGAATAACGGTGGTTTTGTTGGACTCACTCAGGCCGATTTGGAAGCTACCGGCCAATATCAAGTCACGACGAAAAACTATGGTGTTAGTGGTAACACCAGCACCCAGATTCTTAGTCGCATCAATAAACAGGCGAAGATTCGTACAGATTTGAAGCAAGCCAATATCATTACCGTGACGGCAGGCGGCAATGATCTGATGCATGTGTTGCAGCAACATTTTCTTAGCTTGTCTGAAAAAGAGATCACTGCTGGTAGCACGGCTTTTCAGAAACATCTAACGACCTTACTCACAACTATTCGTAAGGAGAACGCAACGGCACCGATTTATGTTTTTGGCATCTATAATCCGTTTTATGTTTATTTTCCAAAAATGACAGCGATGACTAATAGCGTGAGCGCGTGGAATCAGGCAACGCAAAAGACCTTGCAAGGCTTCCAACGTGTCTATTACATTGACATCGATAAGTTCCTATCAAATGGGGAAAATGTCGCCAACAAGGCTTCTGCAAAAGAGGCTTTGAAGGAAGCAACATCTGGAGATGGCAACCCGCTGATCTTTTCGCAAGATCATTTTCATC
This genomic window from Lacticaseibacillus paracasei subsp. paracasei contains:
- a CDS encoding SGNH/GDSL hydrolase family protein, with product MAKLKSFLISFGVILLAGIAAFLSWQVFGPAAAPSQVKLTADQPKQLKLTAVGDSLTYGVGDATNNGGFVGLTQADLEATGQYQVTTKNYGVSGNTSTQILSRINKQAKIRTDLKQANIITVTAGGNDLMHVLQQHFLSLSEKEITAGSTAFQKHLTTLLTTIRKENATAPIYVFGIYNPFYVYFPKMTAMTNSVSAWNQATQKTLQGFQRVYYIDIDKFLSNGENVANKASAKEALKEATSGDGNPLIFSQDHFHPNNAGYAQMTKQLMTKLTATKKDWE